The following nucleotide sequence is from Aphelocoma coerulescens isolate FSJ_1873_10779 chromosome 9, UR_Acoe_1.0, whole genome shotgun sequence.
TGCTGCCTCAGTGTGTTTGCTGTAATCGCCAGCATTCGCTGTATTCGCCAGAAGAGGACGATGTCATTACATTCAAGCTGGAATGACAGAACTTGTGGTGTCAGACCTCTGATGTCCAGTGAACACCCTACACACACAAGAATCTCTTGACACTTTTAGCTGCAACTGTAACCTCATGTATATATATCCAGATCTtgcacaaaaatcccacagaattaCTGGTGTAGGTAACAAGGAAACACATAAAAAATACTTCACAAGAACCACATCACCCTTATTTAATGAACTGCAACACCTTCACGTCTTGCTATTTTCAACAGAAAGAGCTGTATCATGGGAAACCATGGAAAAACAATTTGCAGACACTTTATGCAGGCTGGGGAGTGTAACCTGATGCTAACTGTTCACAGCAATACACTGAGAAACAACAGCTGAGCTCCAGGCTGTGCCTCCCTTCGTGACAAATGCTTCTGAAGACAGGGCTGGGCCAAGGGCTGTATTCAATAACAACAGAAGAGACAGTTTCTACACCTGCAAGAGGGAGGCATTGCAGGAGGGAGCATTAAGTTCACATTAGGACACCTTAAAAAAGACAGTAACATGAATAGGAATTTAAGTGTCATGAAGAGGCAGTTCTCCATGCTGTGATCTCATTCTCTCTTATCTCTTACAGGCAAAGGTATTTCTAAAGTAACGAAAGATTTCTGGCTTCATGGCTCAACAAAAGACAAAGTGAAGAGGTCTACCTTTCCAGTAATTTCTCTTTGATTTAAAATATAATGGTAATAAAATGGTGTATTCTTTCTGTGACCTGATGCATACTGTCATTTGTTGCACAAGCTTGGGTTTACAAAACTGGGAAGCCATTTATAAAGACTTGTTTGGAAACTCCATAgctgttcatttttttcccattgatCACACATAGTTCCAAGCATTAACTCTGAACACTTACTGACCATACTTTTCCTATAAATCCATAAGGatgttttctgaatattttgtatcagtaaaacaaataactattaatggaaaagcaggagaaatgGATATCAACAACATATCCAACAGCTGTACACTACTGCTTTTAACTGTGCATTTTCATTACACATCAATTAGAAACAGAAGTTTAGGTCATGGCTGATACCTAGTGGTCATTTTACATAATTACCACCAGGATGGCATTTTATCCATTACAAGCCTCATGTAAAATGTAACTGAGATCACCAGCTATCTGGTCAGGCTACTTTGAagtatttttagattttttttcaactaaaatacaaatattacGGCAAAGCACCAGTGTAGATGAAGAACATCTGTTCTTCAGTTTACCTCTGAGTCCACAAAATGCCTCTGATAATAATAGAAGCCTCTTCGACATAGATTGCAATGGTTCAAAGCAGACTTCAGGAAGTATCTTCTATAAATTTGGTGCCATGTGTCTTTAATCTAGGAAAAGAGTATTTAAATTtgactaaataaataaatacatacacTCACTATCGTGCTTAGATTAATGactgcatttaattttaaaatgtaactcCAAATTCCACTATTGATATCACGTACCATGTGTTTAAATATTTCTCAGAAATTTGTCTGCAACTGGGATATGATTAATGTTAGTTGCACTTGGCAAACACTACAGATGACTGTCAACTTAAAAACCTACTCTTCTATGCACATAACTGAATGCTTAAAAATACTGTCTGCAGCCAAAACACGTTTAAATTATATACTAGAAAACAATCTTTACACTAACACTGAGAACACATTTTTGAGTTGTACCCATTAATTTACCAATTAAACCAGATTAAAGCTTAGAGAAATATTTAATAGGTCTTACGTAAACAAAAGTTTATAACTTTTCTTGATTAGGCTTATTATGTTTCAATTCTTCAAAATTAAACATGTGTATTGAGATGCCTCTCTGGAAAACCCATAAAACATAATTAAGAAAATCAATTGCTTAgctagaaaaaaacctcaatttGCACTCAGCCTCCTCATGCAGAGGATGTGGATCACTAATATGACCTTCATAAAAAATGCTAAGTGCTGTATAGGAAAGGAGTAGCAGATATTTAAATAACTCTTCTACCTGGAAGAAGTGCATGTATTAATGTTGAAAAGGTAGCCAAAGTTACTGCAGAAAATAAATCACTGCTAAAGGAAATCTACATCTATTACTTACTAATGTCTGAATTCTCATTTATTTCAAATCTTACATTTCATTAGATAAAGGGTCTAATTACCCTTAAGAGTCTTTCACTGCAATGAGATATGTCATTTTCCAGAACATTTCAAAAGTACAATACACTTGGGACACTCTAAAAAAATCCTGCCTTTttccaagtatttttaaaaaaaattctctcccTTCATTGTACCAATGAACTTCAAATTTCACATACAGGCACACTGAAAGCTTTAGGATGTACAATATGTTTTTACTGTTTCTTGCTCACAAAGGCCTTGATTACATCTGAACAATAATTTCTAACAAGCTTTGTTATAATGTAGGCAAGAAAATCTGCTCAGCAGATTCTGATTCCAGTCGAACGGACAGATTCCAGAGTGCTGTACAGCCTTTGTCTGCCAGCCAACAGAAGTGCGTGAATTGCGTGCAAGCAGTCATTTAGTGATTCGTTTGGAAACATCTGCATTACAAACTCAGTATTCAGATGGAGTCTCTTGTTTGCTATCTAGAAAACATTCAAGTGTTCACAGGGAGCCTCCATGTGTCTTGTTACAATTCTGCATCTCACCAGACATGGATCCACTGCTACTCCTCTTGCTTCCAGGTTCTTTCTGACAGTCGTCACCTCATCATTTGCCAGATAAGCTGGATGGTCTTCATTGCACTTGATTAATTTCTCAAGttcattttttgtttcattacGAATATTCTAGGACAGGAATGATTAGTTGGTATTTATTATTAGAGACTCAGATCATCAGCATTTCCTCAATAAACACTTCATTTGCTTAATAAGCCAGGGCAGAAAAAACCTCTGACACTATTACCTATCACTTTTAAGTTACTTCAAAAGGAATTTGTGCAAAGACACATCAACAAATACAGCATGTTTAATGGATAATTCactgttaatttaatttttttcctgcttcattATACGCAGCTATGTAGAACAAGAATaaaagggtggaaaaaaaatcataggtGTTAGCCCCCTTTCCCCTCCATGAATATCTGCTAGATGGGTTCACATTCACATATCACCTGTGACACTGatgagaattttaatttttgcctATTAGCTAGCAGGAACTCTCCACGGATTCATACCTTTAAGCTGCTGTTCATAGAAGTTAATTAATATAGGTTGAAATCACTATCTTGCTCCCACACCTGGCtgcaaacagctgcctgtaaAACTCCTTTCCCTGAAACAATTATTTCCTACTCTACCCTTTTAAACTCTGCTTACTTCTTTAAAGTATGAATCAGTTTGACAAATATCTAGAAAAAGTAATATAAAAAGCCCATCATCTCTGGGCATTGAAGGAGAAGTGCTATTAAAAttcaaaaagaaatttccaAAAGCTATGAGCAACTGAGAGGAGATGTTATGATGAATATGGACAATCAGAAGATTCAACTGTGATTACAATGCTAGTGATAATGCTATCACACACTAATTAAATCCAGAGCATGACAGGAAACTGAATGTGACTTCTGTTTAGAAGGCAGGCATGAAACGTATAGAAGAGAATAGCCCAGTTTCCACCTGCTTTCACTGAATTCTTTCTACTGCAAGAACTTTAATACACAGATCAATGGCATTAATAGCAAAGATGTAATTcagctgaaaaatggaaaacagtTTACAAGTCACTCTGTAGATGCAGCAGGGAAAAAGTATATGAAATTCTCTGTAATATTTAAAACAatgatgagatttttttttttgtagtcatCTAAATAGTGTGAAGAGAACTGGTAGTTTTGAAAAGGTACTGAGTAATAATCAAAGTTTTCTAAAGGTAGTGGACTATAAATTCTttataattttcttccttttacctGTTCTTTGGTGCGGCCTACCCAGTACAACCATCTTTTTTTCCAGTCTGGACCCACCATATCTTCAATAACAGATTCAGCTGAAAAAGGAGGTATGATATCAACTATCAAACAAAATATATGCCACCAGCCAAATTTATACTTTCAAAATTAAGTACATGAACAAGAATGAACATTTTATGTTGGAGAACATAAAATATGCCACACTGAGTCAAGTCAGGTGTCTTACTTAAAGCCATGGTTGATGTATTTTACTAAAATTTAACAATTACTTCCAACCAGTAGATACTTCAAGAAAGTATATAAAAAACACAACATCCCTCTAacgagaccaccctcctggtttCAAATcatgcatttaaaaaaccccaaatcttacCTTGCTGCAACTTGCATCAAAACTGATTATGCTAGAAACCATAAAACAACCAGCTATTTTCCCTGAATTTACCCTGTTCTCCTACGTATGGATTTATACAATTTTTTGCCTCTATAGATCTCTACTGCCTATCTTTCAGTTGCCTCACTGCAAGAGCAAGAGCACAAGAGCTTTTGAGGCTGTATTTTGCTGAGTATTTCTATCAGTATCAGTACTATTTCAAACACCACTGTGTCAGTTGGGCTGATACTAAGGCTACACTTCAGTGAAGTCAACTAAGTCCACACTGGCCTAGATTAAAAAGGGAAGAGTGGAATACATGACACCACTCACTGTCTTTGAGCCGACTTTGGAGCGTCTCTTCCATAAAATGAATGGCTGCATCCCACTGCTGTTTATCAGATATTGACCGGTCTTCTAAAGCATTGTGCTGGATCACCCGCTGCAATACAGAATGTCACTTCAGCATGCAGTAAAAGAATTTATCCAGGATTTAGTAAAAAACCCATTTCTAGTATTCTCATTTTTCAATGTCTGCTGAAACAGATTATATTGGGCACACACAACATATTCAAGAGGCACCTTTCAAAGCACTGCCAAAATTATTTTCGTGTGCCTCTAACTCTTTTTCTACAGTCTAGCATAAATAATgtaaaactaaagaaaaagatatGAAATCCCTCTGGATTACAGAATCTATAAAGATGGTAATGAAATGATGTTATTTTATGTGGCTAGACTGAACAGAACAAATAAGCTGATGCTAAACAATTCTCACCAGGCTGCCCTTGTGCAGCCAGTGGGTTATGGAGGACTTTCCTGAACCAACCAAAAAAGTTTTATTAGATACTACTTAGGGCAGTAactaataaaagataataatGAAATGAATTGAGAAACACTGAATTAAAACATTATATAGAAAAGGTGAGATGGACACAAAAACAATCATCTTATGATTACAGCGAAAGAATGCAAGAATACTGATTATTCAACTgtaataaaaacatttcaaggcaaaaaaacccactacaTTATACCAGGCTATCCTCTGCTCTCTCATTCCATCTATGTCGTTTAATAGTTTCTTCTCTGACAGCTTGTTTCAGCTTATCAAAGATATCATCatgctcttttccttttttttctgtcatgaaACGGGAAAATTCTTCTTGTAAAGTCTCCCATGCCACCTGGAAAGTTAGCAAACAATTCCTCCTGAAATGGACCATTACACCATGTACCAGCTGataaatgcacatttttaaCAATTCTTGCCAGTATGAAAATTTGGAGACCTTCCAAAAAAACCATGCAAGTGTAAGAGTAAGTCACTGACTTCTTTTGCTGTACCCATTACTTATAAAAGCAACACTAAACTCTGCTTCACTGTATTGTAGCAAGCAGAATTCTGTTAAACTTGCATAAATCTATTAAATGTGAATATACCTACTTAAGGGGTTTGTTAACCTTGCAAAagcaggtttgggttttttctctaaTAGGCAAAATtcaccagaaaagaaaaatacagtgttTCTGCTCTGTCTGCTTCTGAACATCAAGATCTTGCCAGCCTTTTCTGACATGTAAGCTGTTAAAGAACTGCAGTCAGCCATTCAAACATCACCTTACCTCTCTGGAGttatgctttcattttaaattttaactaagtttttaatttttttttaatttaaataactgAATTCTCACCTCTACTGCTTTATTAGGCAGTTGCTTGTCAGTCCACTGCTTCAGTTTGATGTCCACAGTGGTGTTAAACGTCCCTGAGTTtgcagtctgtgctgctggcaggtaTATGTTCTCAATCACATGAGTAGATACCCTTTCCCATAAAGTTTTCTCAAGCATCTCCTCCCTAAAATGAGAGTTGTAACACATATGATGGTTTCCAGTATGCAAGTTACTAATAGGTGTGCATTCAATCTGTTAGgaccacagaaaacaagactaCAGATCACAGGAATACAATACAATGCACAAGAAAACCAGTTTACTTGTATTTGAGAACTTTGTTTACTAGAACTCTATTTTAAAGGCAAACTTCTCCTagtaaattatgaaaaaaataaaaaattaccaTACCAGTGCTTTGGTGTGACCTGAGTCAAACTTATGACTTCATCAAGAATCTCATTCTTTGCTTTCTCAAACAGTTCATTCTGtgcaaaaggaaataataaGATTAAGTATAGTTTGATCATGTTTCCAtacaaaaggtaaaaaaatcccaaactgtTTTTTTAAGGCCTTTAAGCCTCAAATGATTCCTCCTGGTCATGTTCTGAACAATGTGTGTGCATATCATCAGCTACCCTAGTTTACCATACATCTTCCCCTCCATTTCTTGCATGCCTCTGTCCAGGCATGGCATTTCAATACTCAGGATCTCTACAAAAGAATTAGAAAATGAGATCCTCATTGTTTTGTTACTCTCTGTGTCTGAAAGACCAGCAAATGTAACTTCTCTTTGCCAGTTCTATCACGATTAAAGAAGAAACACTGACCTATCCCTGGGGACAAGTTAGGTCAGGTAACTGTATACTAGAAGAGTGAAGGACTTAAGTGTTGAAGTATCACAACTTTGCAGAACAGTATTTCATGAAACAGAACTCAGTATTTCCTTCCCCTACAATAATCTACACTGTCCTAACATTTTGAAATGTCACTACTTTATGTTAACTTTAAGAAACCTttacaaatgaaattaaaaggcataaattttaatttgtaACCTTCAGCCTTTTGAAGCACACCAAAGAAAGCAGTGAAGTAATTTACCCTGTCAAGCTCTCGCAGCCGGGGGTAATTGTTCTTCCATTCTGTCTCAAGATTGAAACGTGTGGCTGCAAAAACCAAAAACAGgggcttattttttttaattgtccaTATGCACCTCATGACTACCTTAAAAGTTGAGCACGTCTTAAAATTGCCACAAATCTTGCTTATGACAAACTCTCCAAGCACTTTAAGTGCGTCTGCAAATGAGCAGAATTTTTTTCCGTCTATGTCAAGATACTCTGTCTACAAATTGCAGAATTCATGCATTAAAAAAGCACAGTGGAGGCATTCAACTTCCAGCTCTGCACACATCAGCCCTGTCCTGGCTGACCAGATGGTACCTTTATATAGGAAGCCATTTCATAATCTTAAGTGGAAGAACTGCATTTTGCCCACAGGAAAACTtcaacttgatttttttcttcatacttatttattcctttcatttttaGAGCAAGTGGTACTTCACAacataaattacttttttagatttttttctagaaattaCCTGGGGAAATTATCAATTAATGGGAAATGTTGCTCATATAAAATGTATGAAACAATTGCCCAAGCATGCTGGCAAAACAGTATTACAAGCACATGGAAGAAATAGCTGTTTAACAGCAAGTTGCTATTTCCCTTGCTTTTTGAAAACATTTACCTTTAAAAGCATCTGCTTGCTGCTCCACAGACTCTCTCACCATTTTCCAAAAGCAGTCTGACACAGCAAGACTTAAGTTCTTTGTTGTTACCTGATGTGCTTTCAGCATACTTGTTCTGTAAAGAAAGACAGCTAGAAGAATTTCTCTGCATACCCACGCTTTTGGGCCCCCATTTTCTCCTCTCTAGAATACAGGTTTGCTTCTTAGAGCAGAAAACAACACGTAACTGTGTACCTAACACAAATTCTAGTCTCTTCCTCTAAAATACTCAGTGTAGATCATCACCAAAGCAAGGGGAAAAAGCTCCAAAACAACATACAGGaacaaaaacccccaccccaaataAGTTATTCTAGAGGTTGCAGTGCTACAGGTACTACAGTCCCAAAGATCACGTACCGTACTTTCCTGAGAAATACCAGCCTGTGAAATCAAAACTCTGCTCAGTGAGCTTTCCTCAGAACACACAAACTAACCCTTTGAATACAACATTGTCACACCAAGACAACCAATGTTTAGAGGCACTACAACTCATTTTTGGCCTGGATTCACTCCTCTCAGGTGCATTAAGTGCTTAGACAAAGGCCAAAACTTAGTTCTTGTAGAGCCAGTGGAGAGACACACAAACCTTGGAAGAGTGGCCCAGAACTGCAGTGGAATCAATTGCTGCCTGAAGATGCCTGCCTGTCTCCACTGACTTACAGCAAACAGTAGGAAACCAGGATAACTTGGTCACCTCAACATGATACTTAATTTAAGCATAATAAATCTCAATTACTGTTTCCACATTGCAATCCTTTTAAATTCAACAAGAAAAGCTGATGCTAGCATTTACTAACACAGGCTCATTTTaatagaaagaataaaatagcAACATACTTTAACAGCcttgaattttgaaaaaattccTCTTCATATTCTTTAATAGATTCAATGCTTTCACTGCTGtttcctgcagaaagaaaagagtGCTGCAAAAGTTCCATttagacagcttcctgggctaCCAAGGACAAAATAAGCAGAGCTAGTGCTCCCTTTACCTTTTCCAGTCACAACTGCAAAATAACCCAAAGCTTTCATTGGGAAGAGTTTGCCTTCAATGATTTGCTGGATCTATGAAaataaaggattaaaaaaacatCATTAACTTTGCACAGAgacattctttccttcctccagcACAGTTTTAAAGCCAGACCTACTTATATCTATGCATAGACTACTGCAGTTTGTCATGAGACTATGAGTTCTATTGagattgaaaacaaaacaaacaaacaaacaagaaatggCATAAATCAAATAAGATATAACACAGCAGAACACAAAACACAACAAGAATGCCTATCCCAGAACATCTGTAAGCCTTTTTGGGAAATGGAACTTGCTCAGGTCACCTTCACAAAAGGAATCAGTATCATAGCAAGCTGAGACTGAAGTCACGTAGCTCATCACTAAAAGCAAGGCCTGAGAGAGATTAAAACaacaaccaccaaaaaaaaaaatcatattgaaTACAGAAATAAGCACTCAAAACCATCTAGAACAGGCAGGTGAGGTCCAGTATCTCTGACAGCATTGCAAGTATTTTACTATGTGTGACTTCAGCCAGCACAACATGAGAAAAAGAGTTTCAACTCACCCTGTTTGGACTAGCCACATTTTTCTCTGCAAGATCAACCTTAGTCAACACAAAGATTGTCCTTTTTCCTTGGGGATCCATTTGGCTGACTAAGTCTGTGACAATACTGCGTTCCGCATCCACTGACCCAtctgaaataaatacaaagtttATTTTAGGGACTGTAGCCACCAAGTAAGTTTCATGTTACAAGTTTAACCCAGTAAAATTAGTCTTATGTTCCATTTTTGGATACACACAATGGAAAAACTGCTTTGTTCCCAGAATCGTAACAAACCAGTTTGTTGTAGTTCTGTAAGTTTTGAACAAGTACCAGCTTGCTCAAAATATTCAACATTATATTATATTCAGTATTATTGAATGCTACCTCCAAAAACACTTTGGCagaaaacttgatttttttttatcaccACCATTTTTCTTTGATGCTAAAAAACCCTTAtcaaaaagtcactttttgCCACAGATTGTCTTAATTTATAAAAAGACATTCCACAGCATGCTGTTTTTTATACTACATGAAatatcagaaaaggaaaaataccatCAGAACAGACTCCAGAATAACATAAGAACCatgattaaaaatataaatggatAATCATTTAGACTCTTAGTACCTTGAATACAGAGGATGATGGCATTAGGATTCTGCATGTAGGCCTTGCTGATGCTAAAGATAGTTTCCTTTGTATCTGGAGCCATACCTGACGTCACAGTCTTTAATATGAATATGGAGATAAAtagttaaagaaaaacaaagaaaacaaacatgttaaaaaaaccccaacagctaATGTTCCCCCCAATAACACTACCTCATTTACAcatcttcattttttaaatgactGCATACTTACGCTAATGACTCCAGGTAAATCAACCAATACCATTCTCTGCAAACCAGGACCTTTCACACTTAAGGAGATGGTCTGTGAAGTAAAATTGAAATTAGAGGTTTATACATTACCTACTTGCAATGTAGTTAAATAGACAAACACACATATAAAAAACTAAATGAACACATATTCACACACATATACTTTAATCAGCaacaaactgtaattttaaatAGGAAGTACAAATTTTAATGGAAGTAATTGTTGCATAAAACTGATTTTAACATCCCAAATACATTGTACAGTGCAAAATATGAAGTATATGCAAACTGGATTCACCACAGTCTCCCAGTTGAAGAATACTTGCAAAACATATACACTATAGATATTTGCCATTAAATATTTGACAAGTCTTACCTCAGTGCTAACAGTGCACCCTTCTTTCACACTATTTCTCATTCTGATTTCTATTTCATTTCTCAAAGCTGCAAGCTGttataagaaaagcaaaatatcaaACACAAAACTCTTTATAACTGATAGAAGAAAAATTACCTacacagaaaaacacatttacTTAGGGATGAAGATCTCAGCTTATAAGAATTATTTCAAATGCATGTGTTGTAAGTCTGGTAACTGTGGAGGGCACTAAATGACAGATTACCTGCAGATCCCTTCATGCTTCAAAAACTGTCTTGGCACAAGAAGCACTCTACATTTTATCCACTTCAGTGCCAGCCAAAAACCACATTAAGAGATAATTTAATAACTAATACAATGTCTTGCCCCACTAAACATCTTCCACTCTAATTAAACAGGGGCTTAGAGATCACAGAGACACAAAATTATTCAGAGAATTAATAGAAGTCTCATTAACTTCCAGTCACTTTATTATACTTACATCCTCCTCTTTGGTCAGATCAAACTCCCGAGAGCTGTCTTTGAATAAAGCCACATGGTGGGGACCTTCGCTAAGGGTTacctaaatgttaaaagctttaATGAGAAAGTATAGCAAATCTAACACAGAGAAACATGAGAAATATATGGcatatgtgcactttcctctgTAGAAACACAATTATATGTAAAGCTTATTTAGCACAAAATTACTTAATGGTACTGCTACTACTCAGCACACATGGATCATATACAGACCTGCAGAGGTTTTGTCATTGGCTGAAACAACTCCCTTGCTTAGAGGCCATTTTATAAACCTATGTACATGTATGCTTCAACTAATGTCATGATCAGAGGGAGAACAATACAGCAAATGCAGATTCAGAGACGATGATGTTTCTTACCTTGACAGGGGAACGCGTCATCATCTCCCCAGACCCTCGAGGGAATATGCGGGCTTGGGCGATCATTTCTAACACGCTGGTTTTTCCCGCACTTTGATCTCCAACCACCACCACCTTTAGTGGAAGTTTAAACAGCCATTGGCTTTTGGAAGAACATTTTGGAAGTGTAGACAAAAGCTGACTAGGAAGACATAAATCAACACCAACTGTATTCTGCTTGATAATAAATGCATTGATTTAAAGATGGAATCTTTAAGGAAACATTAACTTGTGGTCAAGCAAAAAAATTGACTTGTGCTTAAGACAGCACAGTCCACAAAGCACCCTGCCAGGGCACCTAATGAAGAGAGGGAGGGCTTGTTGCTCTCATGGCAGGCAGCTCTTCTCTTCTTGTACAAAATCCTTTCAGTATGCAAAACACTACGCATCTGGTAGATGCTGCTTCTGCCTGGAAAGTGCTGAATTCTGAATTTCTCCATCTTGGCAGTTTCCTATATGCTACAGGTGGTTGTGCAAGCAGGAAGCATTCCTGGCTCTCTCCTACACCAGCAGTCAGGCTAACCCCTTGCCAAATTCCCCTccaacagcagcactgctgtggggAGATCAACAGGGCACCTTACTCATTCAGCTCCACTCACACACAGGgggaaacaacaacaaagctgaggaggaagggGTGCATGGACTGTaaccatttaaaatgaaaagctgaGCACAGCAGCTGTAACTGAATTCAGGCAGGGTTTATCTAAGAGCCAAAACAGGCTTAGCCTGGTTAAATTggttaatttcaaaattatcttattgcttttaaaatgaaagacacGTCTTAAGCAAAAAGGTGGAGTTACAAGAAAATACC
It contains:
- the OPA1 gene encoding dynamin-like GTPase OPA1, mitochondrial isoform X2, producing MWRTRAAAACVICRSLANSSYGIKRKSPLQNLHLVSRSTHHPYYPSSKFQRPPLRISLQLFSSLNRLPPHKAKLLNVKHGYQSHRNFWLARLASRLLKVRYLILGSAVGGGYTAKKTYEQWKDMMPDLEEYKWIIPDFVWELDELIDFEKLLKALPDADDLARLLPDFDKIGESLASLKGFLSPGSPGETAFRATDQGYDNDKQFKKGLLGELILLQQQIQQHEEEARRAAGFSSQQKRKVSDKEKIDQLQEELLRTQLKYQRMLERLEKENKELRKLVLQRDDKGIHQRKLKKSLIDMYSEVLDILSDYDASYNTQDHLPRVVVVGDQSAGKTSVLEMIAQARIFPRGSGEMMTRSPVKVTLSEGPHHVALFKDSSREFDLTKEEDLAALRNEIEIRMRNSVKEGCTVSTETISLSVKGPGLQRMVLVDLPGVISTVTSGMAPDTKETIFSISKAYMQNPNAIILCIQDGSVDAERSIVTDLVSQMDPQGKRTIFVLTKVDLAEKNVASPNRIQQIIEGKLFPMKALGYFAVVTGKGNSSESIESIKEYEEEFFQNSRLLKTSMLKAHQVTTKNLSLAVSDCFWKMVRESVEQQADAFKATRFNLETEWKNNYPRLRELDRNELFEKAKNEILDEVISLTQVTPKHWEEMLEKTLWERVSTHVIENIYLPAAQTANSGTFNTTVDIKLKQWTDKQLPNKAVEVAWETLQEEFSRFMTEKKGKEHDDIFDKLKQAVREETIKRHRWNERAEDSLRVIQHNALEDRSISDKQQWDAAIHFMEETLQSRLKDTESVIEDMVGPDWKKRWLYWVGRTKEQNIRNETKNELEKLIKCNEDHPAYLANDEVTTVRKNLEARGVAVDPCLIKDTWHQIYRRYFLKSALNHCNLCRRGFYYYQRHFVDSELECNDIVLFWRIQRMLAITANTLRQQLTNTEVRRLEKNVKEVLEDFAEDNEKKVMLLTGKRVQLAEDLKKVREIQEKLEAFIEALHQEK
- the OPA1 gene encoding dynamin-like GTPase OPA1, mitochondrial isoform X3, producing the protein MWRTRAAAACVICRSLANSSYGIKRKSPLQNLHLVSRSTHHPYYPSSKFQRPPLRISLQLFSSLNRLPPHKAKLLNVKHGYQSHRNFWLARLASRLLKVRYLILGSAVGGGYTAKKTYEQWKDMMPDLEEYKWIIPDFVWELDELIDFEKLLKALPDADDLARLLPDFDKIGESLASLKGFLSPGYNLVSEVIGASDLLLLLGSPGETAFRATDQGYDNDKQFKKVSDKEKIDQLQEELLRTQLKYQRMLERLEKENKELRKLVLQRDDKGIHQRKLKKSLIDMYSEVLDILSDYDASYNTQDHLPRVVVVGDQSAGKTSVLEMIAQARIFPRGSGEMMTRSPVKVTLSEGPHHVALFKDSSREFDLTKEEDLAALRNEIEIRMRNSVKEGCTVSTETISLSVKGPGLQRMVLVDLPGVISTVTSGMAPDTKETIFSISKAYMQNPNAIILCIQDGSVDAERSIVTDLVSQMDPQGKRTIFVLTKVDLAEKNVASPNRIQQIIEGKLFPMKALGYFAVVTGKGNSSESIESIKEYEEEFFQNSRLLKTSMLKAHQVTTKNLSLAVSDCFWKMVRESVEQQADAFKATRFNLETEWKNNYPRLRELDRNELFEKAKNEILDEVISLTQVTPKHWEEMLEKTLWERVSTHVIENIYLPAAQTANSGTFNTTVDIKLKQWTDKQLPNKAVEVAWETLQEEFSRFMTEKKGKEHDDIFDKLKQAVREETIKRHRWNERAEDSLRVIQHNALEDRSISDKQQWDAAIHFMEETLQSRLKDTESVIEDMVGPDWKKRWLYWVGRTKEQNIRNETKNELEKLIKCNEDHPAYLANDEVTTVRKNLEARGVAVDPCLIKDTWHQIYRRYFLKSALNHCNLCRRGFYYYQRHFVDSELECNDIVLFWRIQRMLAITANTLRQQLTNTEVRRLEKNVKEVLEDFAEDNEKKVMLLTGKRVQLAEDLKKVREIQEKLEAFIEALHQEK
- the OPA1 gene encoding dynamin-like GTPase OPA1, mitochondrial isoform X4, with the protein product MWRTRAAAACVICRSLANSSYGIKRKSPLQNLHLVSRSTHHPYYPSSKFQRPPLRISLQLFSSLNRLPPHKAKLLNVKHGYQSHRNFWLARLASRLLKVRYLILGSAVGGGYTAKKTYEQWKDMMPDLEEYKWIIPDFVWELDELIDFEKLLKALPDADDLARLLPDFDKIGESLASLKGFLSPGSPGETAFRATDQGYDNDKQFKKVSDKEKIDQLQEELLRTQLKYQRMLERLEKENKELRKLVLQRDDKGIHQRKLKKSLIDMYSEVLDILSDYDASYNTQDHLPRVVVVGDQSAGKTSVLEMIAQARIFPRGSGEMMTRSPVKVTLSEGPHHVALFKDSSREFDLTKEEDLAALRNEIEIRMRNSVKEGCTVSTETISLSVKGPGLQRMVLVDLPGVISTVTSGMAPDTKETIFSISKAYMQNPNAIILCIQDGSVDAERSIVTDLVSQMDPQGKRTIFVLTKVDLAEKNVASPNRIQQIIEGKLFPMKALGYFAVVTGKGNSSESIESIKEYEEEFFQNSRLLKTSMLKAHQVTTKNLSLAVSDCFWKMVRESVEQQADAFKATRFNLETEWKNNYPRLRELDRNELFEKAKNEILDEVISLTQVTPKHWEEMLEKTLWERVSTHVIENIYLPAAQTANSGTFNTTVDIKLKQWTDKQLPNKAVEVAWETLQEEFSRFMTEKKGKEHDDIFDKLKQAVREETIKRHRWNERAEDSLRVIQHNALEDRSISDKQQWDAAIHFMEETLQSRLKDTESVIEDMVGPDWKKRWLYWVGRTKEQNIRNETKNELEKLIKCNEDHPAYLANDEVTTVRKNLEARGVAVDPCLIKDTWHQIYRRYFLKSALNHCNLCRRGFYYYQRHFVDSELECNDIVLFWRIQRMLAITANTLRQQLTNTEVRRLEKNVKEVLEDFAEDNEKKVMLLTGKRVQLAEDLKKVREIQEKLEAFIEALHQEK